One region of Miscanthus floridulus cultivar M001 chromosome 19, ASM1932011v1, whole genome shotgun sequence genomic DNA includes:
- the LOC136526938 gene encoding protein TIC 21, chloroplastic-like encodes MQSLHVSPAPPRPPLPTLRRRPVSSAVASAPAPAPHLSAPSRAAAVGGTSFYATGRIPSPRHLTAAAAGAGAPASSPPDLSPLSAEAESDPGPLSAEDVAERAKLAQVSKKLEKTAQHFKNLGTLGFWSQLVCTFVSAGILSFSAVATGNVTSPFTFCATAVGIVMAFISVFQSYGYIRLSERLKRTANEPSKAPPRADVVKNLRNSIVLNVVGMAAAVLGLQATVGALVGKALTTSAVPYYQGISPGQSPVLALDIFLVQASANTILSHFLGISSSMELLRSVTLTQTEAAPVPKPALRSVTLSKTEAAPVPKPA; translated from the exons ATGCAGTCGCTCCACGTCTCCCCGGCGCCGCCAAGGCCGCCCCTCCCGACGCTGAGGCGGCGACCGGTGTCCTCTGCCGTGGcttcggcgccggcgccggcgccccaCTTATCCGCTCCCAGTCGTGCGGCTGCTGTCGGTGGTACCTCATTCTATGCCACCGGCCGAATCCCTTCGCCGCGCCACCTCACCGCCGCGGCTGCAGGGGCTGGGGCGCCGGCATCCAGTCCTCCTGACCTCAGCCCTCTCTCTGCGGAAGCTGAGTCTGACCCCGGCCCTCTCTCCGCGGAGGACGTGGCCGAACGCGCCAAGCTGGCTCAG GTTAGCAAAAAACTAGAGAAAACAGCACAGCATTTTAAGAATTTGGGTACCCTGGGGTTTTGGTCTCAGTTAGTGTGTACATTTGTTTCGGCTGGGATTCTGTCATTCTCTGCGGTTGCTACAGGGAATGTAACATCTCCCTTCACATTCTGTGCAACTGCAGTTGGCATCGTCATGGCCTTCATCTCAGTCTTCCAGTCATATGGTTATATCCGCCTTTCTGAAAGGCTTAAAAGAACAGCGAATGAACCTTCTAAG GCTCCTCCACGTGCGGATGTGGTTAAGAATCTGAGAAACAGTATCGTGCTTAATGTTGTTGGAATGGCTGCTGCAGTTCTTGGCCTGCAGGCAACTGTAGGTGCTTTGGTAGGCAAAGCACTCACTACCTCAGCAGTGCCCTACTACCAGGGAATATCTCCTGGACAGAGTCCCGTTCTTGCTTTAGATATCTTTCTTGTTCAG GCTTCAGCCAACACGATCCTTTCACATTTCCTTGGGATATCCAGCTCAATGGAGCTACTGCGGTCTGTAACATTGACCCAAACAGAAGCTGCCCCAGTGCCAAAACCGGCATTGCGGTCTGTAACATTGTCTAAAACAGAAGCTGCCCCAGTGCCAAAACCGGCATGA